CGCACTGCTTCCGGCTCGTCCTGTAAGACGACTGACGCCGGCACCGGGTCAGTCCGTGAGGCGCCACGTGTCCAGCGCGGCGCCGTGCGTCTTGGCGCCCTCGCCCGCGGGCCAGAAGTCCTCGCGCCAGGAGAGCTGGATCGCGTACTCCGTGCCGTTCTGGGCGACGTAACTCTGGTTGAGGGCGTGGATCGTGCGGCCGCCCTTGTCGGTGTACGTGTACTCCCAGATCGCCCCGTCACGCCCCTGGAAGGTGTTCTCCTCCATCCGGATGCGGTCGTAGTCCGACTTGTCCGGTGCGGCCTTGGTGTGCTTCTCGATGTTCCTGAAGTTCTCGTACGAGGTGTAGGGGGCATCGGCGACGACACCGACGAGGAACTCCTCGCGCCCCGTCGACCCGGCATAGGTGATCTGTCCGGGTCGCTCGGGGTTGACGGGCTGTCGGGACCAGCCCTCGGGCACGGCGAAGGAGAAGCCTTCGGGGTCCGTGACGCGTTCGGTGCCCTCGGGGGCCTCGGGGGCCTCGGGGGCCTCGTCGGATGAGGAAGCGGGGGTCGGGGTCTGGCCGGTGTCGTCGGTCGGGTCACCGCTCGGGGCGCCGGTCGGGTCCTCGGAGCGGCTGACCGCGGGCCTGTTGTCCTTGCCCGCGTTGTCCCCGTTGCCCGCCTTGTCGTCCCCCATGTCCCGCCAGAGCAGCGCGCCGGCGGTGGCGCCGCCTCCGACGACGAGGGCCACGACGATGGTGACCACCCAGATGGTGGCTCGGTTGTGAGGCTTGGTGGGGGCGAGGTGGACGGGGTGCGCGGGGTGCGCGGGGTCCATGGGGGTGAGGTGGGCCGCGGGTGTGGGGTGGGCCGGGGGTGGGGTGTGGGCGGCGGCCGTTTGGGTGGGGGCCGCCGAGGTCGGGGTCGGGGTGGCGGGCGCTTGGGACGGGGGTGTCTGTGACGGGGGCGTCTGGGGGGCCGCGGGGAGCGGCGCATACGTGAGAGGGGTAGGGGGTGCGGTCTGTCGGCCCGTCATCTGGAGGAGGTACGGGCCGAGCAGCGCCGCGGGGAAGATCCACAACAGGCCGAACAGCAGCATCTCCGGGACGCTCAGGCCCGTATCCACGCTGCTGCCGCCACCGCTGCTCGACCCGCCGAATCCCGAACCGCTGTCGAACGCCTGCCCGGACACCTCCACGCCGATCCCGCTGAACCCTGCGAGCAGCAGGACCATGCCGAAGAAGACTCCCGCGGCGAGGAGCTGCTCGCCCCGGCCCACGCAGCGCCGGGCTGCGAGCACGCCGAGCGTCAGCGCGCAGACGAGGCCGAGCGCCAACGCGCCCACGACCGCCCAGTCGTTGGTGACGTCACCGAGTTCGGAGAGCCCGAACGACCCGCTCTCGCGCCCGCCGCCGTACATCGAGCTGCTGCCGCGCACCGAGGCCTCCGCGCCCGCGCCCCAGCCGATGCCGAGTGCCGTCACCGCGAGGTTCGGCAGGATCAGCAGCGCGACCAGGAGCGGTGAGATGTCGGAGTCGTCGAGGTCCGTGATCTCGGACAGGTCGTCCACTTGGGCGAGGCTGATGAAGGCGACGACCGAGCAGAGGACGAGTACGACGACCAGGGCGCGAAGTGCCGTGCCCGTCACCCGGACGAGGGTCTGCGCTCCCGGCCGGGCTGTCACCCTCGCCCACAGCGACGTGTCCACGCGGAGCAACACCGCGCCGGAGACGGCGAGTCCGAGCAGGAGCGCGCCCAACGCGGCGAGCACCGGCGACGACGACAGTTCCACGCCCTCGATCTCGGGCTGCGCGAAGAGCGCGAGCGCGAGCACGCCGACGGTCACCAACAGGGCGACGCGCACGGCGGCTTCGAGGCCCGCCGTCGCGCTGCCCTGCACCGCGCCGCGGGTCACGAGGCGGTTCCGGAGCACGCGTACGCCGATGTAGAGCGCCACGATCCACAGCGCGGTCATGGTCAGCGGGACCAGGTGCAGGGAGGCGGTGCCTTCCACGGCGGTCGTCGTCGAGCCGGGGCCCGAACCCAAGCCGGTGTCCGTGCCCAGGCCGGTGTCCGTGCCCAGGCCCAGGCCGTCGCTTCCGGAACCCGAGCCGAAGTCCGGCCTCTCCTCGCGGCCCGTGAACTCGAAGCCTCCGCCGACCGATTGGAGCAGGAGCGCGAGGGCGATGCGGAGCCGGTCGGTGAAGCCGAAGACGGCGTCGTCGTCCTGGCCGTACGCCGGGGTCGCGAGCGCGGCGGCACTGGCCAGCAGCAGCACGACGGGCCACAGCGCGGCCTGTACGGAGCCGGCCCAGTCGCCGCGGAAGGTGCGGGTGAAGAAGACTGCGAGGGGGGAGGGGGCGGCAGGGGTGGTGGGGGTGTAGGTGGGGCTGAGTGTGGGGGCTTGGGGTGGTGGGGGTGGGGCCTCGGGGGTCGGTGGCGTCTGCTCGGGCCGCGGAGACTCCTCCGCCGTCGGCGCCGGGAGGCGTTCGCGGCCGCACTTCATGCAGAAGCGGGCCTCATCGGGGCTGGGAGCCCCGCAGTGTGGGCAGTACGACGCCATCAAGACGCTCCGTGGACTCAGGAGTTCGGCAAGGAATGCGGACCGGCCCGTAAGCGCCGCATAAGTAAACGGCAGGGTCGTATCAACGGACACATCTTGCCCGGTGGCCGGTTCCCTCGGGTCCGCGGAATCCGAGTCTCAACTGGAGCGTTATGAATCAGCTCTGCTTGAGCGGCTCTGCTTGAGCGGCTCTGCTTTGATCAGTTCTGCTTGAAGCCGCGGTGCAGCGCCACGACGCCGCCCGTCAGGTTGCGCCAGGCGACCTTCGACCAGCCCGCGTCCTGCAGCAGCGCGGCCAGCGCCGGCTGGTCGGGCCAGGAGCGGATCGACTCCGCGAGGTAGACGTACGCGTCCGGGTTCGAGGAGACCGCACGGGCGACCGGGGGCAGCGCGCGCATCAGGTACTCCTCGTAGACCGTGCGGAACGGGGCCCACGTCGCGTGCGAGAACTCGCAGATCACGACCCGGCCGCCGGGCTTCGTCACGCGGTACAGCTCGCGGAGCGCGGCGCTCGTGTCCTGGATGTTGCGCAGGCCGAAGGAGATCGTGACGGCGTCGAAGGTGTCGTCCTTGAACGGCAGCTTCGTGCCGTCGCCCGCGGTGAACGGCATCCACGGGTGGCGCTGCTTGCCGACGCGCAGCATGCCGAGGGAGAAGTCGCAGGGGACGACGTAGG
The window above is part of the Streptomyces venezuelae genome. Proteins encoded here:
- a CDS encoding zinc ribbon domain-containing protein; protein product: MASYCPHCGAPSPDEARFCMKCGRERLPAPTAEESPRPEQTPPTPEAPPPPPQAPTLSPTYTPTTPAAPSPLAVFFTRTFRGDWAGSVQAALWPVVLLLASAAALATPAYGQDDDAVFGFTDRLRIALALLLQSVGGGFEFTGREERPDFGSGSGSDGLGLGTDTGLGTDTGLGSGPGSTTTAVEGTASLHLVPLTMTALWIVALYIGVRVLRNRLVTRGAVQGSATAGLEAAVRVALLVTVGVLALALFAQPEIEGVELSSSPVLAALGALLLGLAVSGAVLLRVDTSLWARVTARPGAQTLVRVTGTALRALVVVLVLCSVVAFISLAQVDDLSEITDLDDSDISPLLVALLILPNLAVTALGIGWGAGAEASVRGSSSMYGGGRESGSFGLSELGDVTNDWAVVGALALGLVCALTLGVLAARRCVGRGEQLLAAGVFFGMVLLLAGFSGIGVEVSGQAFDSGSGFGGSSSGGGSSVDTGLSVPEMLLFGLLWIFPAALLGPYLLQMTGRQTAPPTPLTYAPLPAAPQTPPSQTPPSQAPATPTPTSAAPTQTAAAHTPPPAHPTPAAHLTPMDPAHPAHPVHLAPTKPHNRATIWVVTIVVALVVGGGATAGALLWRDMGDDKAGNGDNAGKDNRPAVSRSEDPTGAPSGDPTDDTGQTPTPASSSDEAPEAPEAPEGTERVTDPEGFSFAVPEGWSRQPVNPERPGQITYAGSTGREEFLVGVVADAPYTSYENFRNIEKHTKAAPDKSDYDRIRMEENTFQGRDGAIWEYTYTDKGGRTIHALNQSYVAQNGTEYAIQLSWREDFWPAGEGAKTHGAALDTWRLTD
- a CDS encoding demethylmenaquinone methyltransferase; this encodes MTRATLDKQPHEVATMFDDVAERYDLTNDVLSLGQARLWRKAVAKAVDARPAQKVLDLAAGTATSSQPFAQAGAYVVPCDFSLGMLRVGKQRHPWMPFTAGDGTKLPFKDDTFDAVTISFGLRNIQDTSAALRELYRVTKPGGRVVICEFSHATWAPFRTVYEEYLMRALPPVARAVSSNPDAYVYLAESIRSWPDQPALAALLQDAGWSKVAWRNLTGGVVALHRGFKQN